The DNA region gcaaatatttataaaattcatcCATATTTGCTTATCAGATACTCATGCAAGTATGAGGCAAACATGAACACTATAAAAAACACTTTATagactaaagttttttttagttcttaaaatttaaaaaatattatttttaattcttttacggacaaatcaaatataaaataagagatttacactgtgtaataactttttattgtcaaaatttgattttttattttatattttaggtaCATTTTTAGCTACTAAAAAGTGACATAAtaatcaagttaaaaaaaattaaaaacccaataactaattttaaaatcactttaatttttattatagacTTAATTCTGACAATTTCAAACCGCCAAAAAATCATcccttaaaatataaaataaaaaaattaaaattctaatagttagatatataaaaaaatgtgaatatcTTATTTCTCACTTGAGTTACATTTTGCATgatgacaaaaaatattttacaaattttaaggaatacaaaatacatttaaatttaagagactaaaaaaatgactcacattaaaaaaactaaaaatatatttaaatcttaaaactTATAGTACttataatcattataataagtattaaataaaatacattaaaaaaattacatattaataaatgatatattCTGTTACAAACGATTAatatcacatatcaattaaaataataataaaactctaATTATACTAATATTCATAAGCTAGAGTATTTTAATTGGCACTTGCATTAGGTGGTACATGCATAGGTAACTAAAATTGTGCCAGCGTGCGTGTCTATGCCTTGTGCTTGACTGATAATATATGTACACTTGTCTAATTAGAGACAGGTGTGATGTATTATTAAGTTGAGCTATCAATTGatacattttttcttattattattgtgaGGGTCGGTCATTGatacattttattttgagaatataataataaatatttttaatatatattttcatagtCTAACACTTAAAAATGAGTgatcaaaaagagaaaaataaactaGTTTAACTGTCTTCGTTGGCCTTGGGAATTAGTTGTTTATTGTTTATATAAAGATGAGAGGAAATATTATCTAATTCTTATATCTCATCTCATCTCATCTGTCAAATGagtctttaattataattacataCGTAAACTAATTGACCTTCCAGGATGTAGTGTAAAATATCTTTGCACACACGGtcaacttaattatttaaatagaattatatttttatatttaaaaataaaaaataaaataaaatccacagTTACCTTAACGAAGACGTAGACTAACGCATATCATACTCCTAGTTAATGCAAATGGAAAATCATTATACGCTTTCCAAATACCCGTCAGAAATGACAGCGCGCGCGAGTACCACTATatcttccttttattttatttttttcaactattGCGTGTTtggatttataataaaaaataattttgaatctagaactaattttagaaaaaaaattatattttaatatttagaaaaaatatttcagaATGTATCTTggcatcaaaattaattatgagttTAAGTAGTTTCAAGTAAgttttgtattaaataaaaataattatattacattttaCTGTTAATctgattttataatataaaaaatctatacataaaatatattatttcaaattcaattttgtaaaattaattttattaatgctGAACCAAACAAATTGATTGCTTTACAGTGGTTTTTTTAATAGTTGACAgttttagtaaaattaaattcttataattttttacaatcattttataattatgagagataaaataatttattttttacaataatttttaaggaaagaagtgaatataaaaataaatattataataacttGCTTTTGAcaataaatgttataaaaaatatattatccgAATAATACTactagtactttttttttttattttcggaTGATTATTCTTTGGTTGCGGCGGGCAACTTGTTTTCCCAGTTCTCACCCACCAACCCAAGCCTTGAGATTACTCTTTTACCACTAGTacctttgaatattttttatgcaatttttttaataattaatttaaatataatgattaaaaaaatcatttcaaattaaaataaagatatattgtaattttttaatatatttttaaaattccttaACTACTTTTTAAcaacattatataaaaattatcacttattatcaggaaaaaaaacattagttttGGTCGGTATAACTTATAtccaattgaaattaaattattatgataaatattgTATATATGCACACTAACAATATGATGTATTATGCCAACATTTAACAATATTAATAACATGTATCAATATTTCATACCAATAAATCTATTTAccattatattatattcttaatataattttacaatgtTTTCATTAATAGCTTAATATCCTTTcaacaaatgatatatatatatatatatattaataaaagggTGCTGCTGTTGTATCTTACGAAATTATAATTAACTGTAAAAAACCTATTCCATTGCATGTGGACATTGTTTATtggttatttgaaaattaaaaagcgAAAAGATAAACTGAATTAAATACTAATTCAACGTAAAACGATGACTATATCACgtttttttaaagagaagtATAGTAGACAGTGATAGTCAAACATAAGGCAAGAATATTTAAAACTCCTTTGCTTATCCAACATTTGACTAAGTCAATGCAAGTAGGTCGACATATATTATTGCAACTtttgaaattgcatttgcataaattCAATTAGTCAtcacgaataaaaaaaaaaaagtaatttatagaaaactcaagattcaagaaggtATACATGCTTTCCGCCATATATATAATACCACGCTATGCTACTtagtcttatttaaaaaaagaatcaaaatccaCAGCATGCGCAAACTGACAATATTTCATACCAATAAAGCTAGTGACGACCGTGTGGAACTATTAAAACAAGTCCTCTATATAAAGAGCAACCTTAACTTGGTTTTAATTTGTAGCTTCAGCACCACatcatgcatatatataattaacaccctcgcatttttttcttcctaaaagaaaaaaaagaagaagatggagTTTGTGAAGAGAGTATTGGGAAGCAGCAAGAGATTGTATCCTGAAAACAGTGGTGGAAGTGGCAGCTACGGCAGAAGATTGAGCAcctcaaagaagaagaagaagaaggctccACAGGGTTGCATTTGCGTCTACGTTGGAGCCGAGAGAGAGAGAttcgtgatcaaggtaaagatCGCAAACCACCCTTTGTTCAAGGCGCTTTTGGACGCTGCTGAGAGAGAATATGGCTATCGAAACAATGGTCCCTTGTGGCTCCCTTGCGATGTTGACTTGTTCTCTGAGGCGCTTAAGGATATGGAAAATAGCAtccaaggagaagaagaaacggGTTCTGTAGGTTGCGCCGCCTTTGCTGCGGGTCACAGTTTCCGGCGCAGCCCCTCATCAGCTTCTAATAATTACATCAGTTGTAGATATTTGTTGACGGGATCTGTCATTCACCATTACCAAACCCTTGTTAGTTGAGATTAATTCTTGAAACAGATTCAAAGAGGCAAAAggctcatatatatataatagatcagaaatttatttgttttactgCAAACAATTTTTGGTGACCATATGccagatatttaaattttgaactcAAAACTAATTAAGCTATAAAATCTCACTAATTAATTCATGTACTAAATAGTAAAGGATTATGTTAATTGAAACACGTTCGCGACAATTGATTCATATATGTTTATTGAAAAACTTTTAACAGTATTgtcttttctaattaaatttcttaataattatcaaataaatatatatttagaagATTTTAAATTCTTCCATGATATTATAATCAAATTCACAAATGCATGGGAACCTTGATTGGATGATGTTTGAAGTTTTTCTTTACACATATTATCATCATTAATCAAAGTCGCAAATTTGGTGGAGTAGTTAAGGAATAATTATTGACGCAAATTAAGAAAAGTCTTGAGTGCCATGGTTTCTTACTAACAACTTAAAAAATTCTGTGTTTTTGGGTCGATCCCTTGTGTACAATCTGTTTCAAGAAGGCATATACGTAGTACTacacacttttctttttttaaagtttttctcACTCCGTTCAGACACATCTTTATGCATGCATGGTTTGGATTGGAGGTGGTTCCTAGCTGCATTTCCTTCAACACTAGGTTTCTTAAATTAAAAGGGAATTAGATTCTgcttaaaaaaaggaaattagaTTTTATCGGAATGAAAATGTATTCAAAAGTGTTAGAGCTTATTTTGAAACCACACCAAAAAAGAGCcgatttagaaaattaaaacacgTAATAGAATTACTTAAGCTataggttttttttatcaacaaaatatACTAGGTTAATTAATATTGGTTGGATCACATTTAAAGCTCAAGAAGCGTTTCTTAAATGCACATTTACTTCTTCATCTATTGTGATGTTTAAAATCATTGCAAACAAAATGAAACAGTTCAGGGGTTCCATACTCGTGATTCGTGTCTGaaggaaggatttttttttcctttcttttttgcatATTCATCGCTGGAATAAATCCTAATACTTGAACGTCATATTGTTGAAGAGGTCAGTTGGATTGTTTTTGGGCTTTCAGATGACGGTCCATTTGGGGTAGGCTTGACAGCCCATATTTGGacgttatcataaaaaatatctatgaAGTAAgggtaggggtggga from Glycine soja cultivar W05 chromosome 8, ASM419377v2, whole genome shotgun sequence includes:
- the LOC114424717 gene encoding auxin-responsive protein SAUR71-like — encoded protein: MEFVKRVLGSSKRLYPENSGGSGSYGRRLSTSKKKKKKAPQGCICVYVGAERERFVIKVKIANHPLFKALLDAAEREYGYRNNGPLWLPCDVDLFSEALKDMENSIQGEEETGSVGCAAFAAGHSFRRSPSSASNNYISCRYLLTGSVIHHYQTLVS